The following are from one region of the Mustela lutreola isolate mMusLut2 chromosome 7, mMusLut2.pri, whole genome shotgun sequence genome:
- the HOMEZ gene encoding homeobox and leucine zipper protein Homez isoform X3 has product MLKGRVSMRSRHPKRAISEGHKSESTMPPNKEASSLNSSPAGLICLPPISEELQLVWTQAAQTSELDGNEHLLQTFSYFPYPSLADIALLCLRYGLQMEKVKTWFMAQRLRCGISWSSEEIEETRARVVYHRDQLHFKSLLSFTHHAGRPPEEVPPPLPPPEQMGLGIVPLTLSEPTQMKGLKVEPEESSELLSHQKAKEPLMAPGSGAFPHQSDFWQDLQSGGFSKEQAGRGPHQSHGLGSASWNHSTAVHPPHARDKPPPISLLASSCKQESTSNMTPSSPSTSSSTFPVLANGATATSKPLQSLGCISQPLSPSEQALPPHLEPAWPQGLRHNSVPGRVGPAEYLSPDMQRQRKTKRKTKEQLAILKSFFLQCQWARREDYHKLEQITGLPRPEIIQWFGDTRYALKHGQLKWFRDNAVPGASSFQDPAIPTPPPSTRSLNEWAETPPLPNPPPPPDIRPLERYWAAHQQLRESDIPQLSQASRLSTQQVLDWFDSRLPEPAEVVVCLDEEEEEEEEELPEDDEDEEEEEEEEEDDDDDDCAMESPDLGHTSIGGLEKKSKEF; this is encoded by the exons CTATCTCTGAAGGGCACAAATCAGAAAGCACCATGCCTCCTAATAAAGAGGCCAGCAGTCTTAATAGCTCCCCAGCGGGGCTCATCTGCCTGCCTCCAATCTCCGAGGAGCTACAACTTGTGTGGACCCAAGCAGCCCAGACCAGTGAGCTGGATGGCAATGAACACTTGCTACAAACCTTCAGCTACTTTCCCTATCCCAGTCTAGCAGACATTGCCCTTCTCTGCTTACGCTATGGGCTGCAGATGGAGAAAGTCAAGACTTGGTTCATGGCCCAGCGCCTCCGCTGTGGCATTAGCTGGTCATCTGAAGAAATAGAAGAGACTCGAGCCCGAGTGGTCTACCATCGGGACCAGCTCCATTTCAAATCCCTTCTCTCTTTTACTCATCATGCAGGGCGGCCCCCAGAGGAGGTGCCTCCTCCATTGCCACCTCCAGAACAAATGGGTCTTGGAATAGTACCCCTGACTCTTAGTGAGCCCACCCAAATGAAAGGCTTGAAGGTAGAACCTGAGGAGTCCTCAGAGCTGCTGAGTCACCAGAAAGCAAAGGAACCCCTGATGGCACCTGGCAGTGGGGCATTCCCCCACCAATCAGATTTTTGGCAGGATCTTCAAAGTGGTGGCTTCTCTAAGGAGCAGGCAGGCAGGGGTCCCCACCAGTCACATGGCCTAGGTTCTGCTTCCTGGAACCACTCCACAGCTGTCCATCCGCCACATGCTCGGGATAAGCCCCCACCAATCTCACTACTTGCTAGTAGTTGTAAGCAGGAGTCAACATCTAATATgactccttcttctccctctacctcctcttCCACTTTCCCAGTACTGGCTAATGGAGCTACTGCCACCTCTAAACCCCTCCAGTCACTAGGCTGTATCTCACAGCCACTGTCACCCAGTGAACAGGCACTGCCCCCACATCTGGAGCCAGCTTGGCCCCAGGGGCTAAGACATAATTCAGTACCAGGTAGGGTTGGCCCTGCAGAGTACCTTTCTCCAGATATGCAACGCCAGCGAAAGACCAAGCGCAAAACCAAAGAGCAGCTGGCTatcctcaaatctttttttttacagTGCCAATGGGCACGGCGTGAGGATTACCATAAATTAGAACAGATCACTGGTTTACCTCGACCTGAGATCATTCAGTGGTTTGGTGACACACGCTATGCCTTGAAGCATGGGCAACTAAAATGGTTTCGGGACAATGCAGTACCTGGTGCCTCTAGTTTCCAGGACCCAGCAATTCCCACACCCCCACCTTCAACCCGCTCCTTGAATGAATGGGCTGAGACACCACCTCTgccaaaccccccacccccaccggatATACGACCTTTGGAGAGGTACTGGGCAGCCCATCAACAGCTACGGGAAAGTGATATCCCTCAACTGAGTCAGGCATCAAGGCTTAGCACCCAGCAGGTACTGGATTGGTTTGACTCTCGATTACCTGAGCCAGCTGAGGTGGTGGTTTGTCtagatgaagaggaagaagaggaggaggaagaactgCCAGAAGATGACgaggatgaagaggaggaggaggaggaagaagaggatgatgatgatgacgat TGTGCAATGGAAAGCCCAGACCTTGGCCATACATCTATAGGAGGACTGgaaaagaagagtaaagaatTTTGA
- the HOMEZ gene encoding homeobox and leucine zipper protein Homez isoform X1, with translation MVRGWEPPPGPDRAISEGHKSESTMPPNKEASSLNSSPAGLICLPPISEELQLVWTQAAQTSELDGNEHLLQTFSYFPYPSLADIALLCLRYGLQMEKVKTWFMAQRLRCGISWSSEEIEETRARVVYHRDQLHFKSLLSFTHHAGRPPEEVPPPLPPPEQMGLGIVPLTLSEPTQMKGLKVEPEESSELLSHQKAKEPLMAPGSGAFPHQSDFWQDLQSGGFSKEQAGRGPHQSHGLGSASWNHSTAVHPPHARDKPPPISLLASSCKQESTSNMTPSSPSTSSSTFPVLANGATATSKPLQSLGCISQPLSPSEQALPPHLEPAWPQGLRHNSVPGRVGPAEYLSPDMQRQRKTKRKTKEQLAILKSFFLQCQWARREDYHKLEQITGLPRPEIIQWFGDTRYALKHGQLKWFRDNAVPGASSFQDPAIPTPPPSTRSLNEWAETPPLPNPPPPPDIRPLERYWAAHQQLRESDIPQLSQASRLSTQQVLDWFDSRLPEPAEVVVCLDEEEEEEEEELPEDDEDEEEEEEEEEDDDDDDCAMESPDLGHTSIGGLEKKSKEF, from the exons CTATCTCTGAAGGGCACAAATCAGAAAGCACCATGCCTCCTAATAAAGAGGCCAGCAGTCTTAATAGCTCCCCAGCGGGGCTCATCTGCCTGCCTCCAATCTCCGAGGAGCTACAACTTGTGTGGACCCAAGCAGCCCAGACCAGTGAGCTGGATGGCAATGAACACTTGCTACAAACCTTCAGCTACTTTCCCTATCCCAGTCTAGCAGACATTGCCCTTCTCTGCTTACGCTATGGGCTGCAGATGGAGAAAGTCAAGACTTGGTTCATGGCCCAGCGCCTCCGCTGTGGCATTAGCTGGTCATCTGAAGAAATAGAAGAGACTCGAGCCCGAGTGGTCTACCATCGGGACCAGCTCCATTTCAAATCCCTTCTCTCTTTTACTCATCATGCAGGGCGGCCCCCAGAGGAGGTGCCTCCTCCATTGCCACCTCCAGAACAAATGGGTCTTGGAATAGTACCCCTGACTCTTAGTGAGCCCACCCAAATGAAAGGCTTGAAGGTAGAACCTGAGGAGTCCTCAGAGCTGCTGAGTCACCAGAAAGCAAAGGAACCCCTGATGGCACCTGGCAGTGGGGCATTCCCCCACCAATCAGATTTTTGGCAGGATCTTCAAAGTGGTGGCTTCTCTAAGGAGCAGGCAGGCAGGGGTCCCCACCAGTCACATGGCCTAGGTTCTGCTTCCTGGAACCACTCCACAGCTGTCCATCCGCCACATGCTCGGGATAAGCCCCCACCAATCTCACTACTTGCTAGTAGTTGTAAGCAGGAGTCAACATCTAATATgactccttcttctccctctacctcctcttCCACTTTCCCAGTACTGGCTAATGGAGCTACTGCCACCTCTAAACCCCTCCAGTCACTAGGCTGTATCTCACAGCCACTGTCACCCAGTGAACAGGCACTGCCCCCACATCTGGAGCCAGCTTGGCCCCAGGGGCTAAGACATAATTCAGTACCAGGTAGGGTTGGCCCTGCAGAGTACCTTTCTCCAGATATGCAACGCCAGCGAAAGACCAAGCGCAAAACCAAAGAGCAGCTGGCTatcctcaaatctttttttttacagTGCCAATGGGCACGGCGTGAGGATTACCATAAATTAGAACAGATCACTGGTTTACCTCGACCTGAGATCATTCAGTGGTTTGGTGACACACGCTATGCCTTGAAGCATGGGCAACTAAAATGGTTTCGGGACAATGCAGTACCTGGTGCCTCTAGTTTCCAGGACCCAGCAATTCCCACACCCCCACCTTCAACCCGCTCCTTGAATGAATGGGCTGAGACACCACCTCTgccaaaccccccacccccaccggatATACGACCTTTGGAGAGGTACTGGGCAGCCCATCAACAGCTACGGGAAAGTGATATCCCTCAACTGAGTCAGGCATCAAGGCTTAGCACCCAGCAGGTACTGGATTGGTTTGACTCTCGATTACCTGAGCCAGCTGAGGTGGTGGTTTGTCtagatgaagaggaagaagaggaggaggaagaactgCCAGAAGATGACgaggatgaagaggaggaggaggaggaagaagaggatgatgatgatgacgat TGTGCAATGGAAAGCCCAGACCTTGGCCATACATCTATAGGAGGACTGgaaaagaagagtaaagaatTTTGA
- the HOMEZ gene encoding homeobox and leucine zipper protein Homez isoform X2, which translates to MVRGWEPPPGPDRAISEGHKSESTMPPNKEASSLNSSPAGLICLPPISEELQLVWTQAAQTSELDGNEHLLQTFSYFPYPSLADIALLCLRYGLQMEKVKTWFMAQRLRCGISWSSEEIEETRARVVYHRDQLHFKSLLSFTHHAGRPPEEVPPPLPPPEQMGLGIVPLTLSEPTQMKGLKVEPEESSELLSHQKAKEPLMAPGSGAFPHQSDFWQDLQSGGFSKEQAGRGPHQSHGLGSASWNHSTAVHPPHARDKPPPISLLASSCKQESTSNMTPSSPSTSSSTFPVLANGATATSKPLQSLGCISQPLSPSEQALPPHLEPAWPQGLRHNSVPGRVGPAEYLSPDMQRQRKTKRKTKEQLAILKSFFLQCQWARREDYHKLEQITGLPRPEIIQWFGDTRYALKHGQLKWFRDNAVPGASSFQDPAIPTPPPSTRSLNEWAETPPLPNPPPPPDIRPLERYWAAHQQLRESDIPQLSQASRLSTQQVLDWFDSRLPEPAEVVVCLDEEEEEEEEELPEDDEDEEEEEEEEEDDDDDDVIIQD; encoded by the coding sequence CTATCTCTGAAGGGCACAAATCAGAAAGCACCATGCCTCCTAATAAAGAGGCCAGCAGTCTTAATAGCTCCCCAGCGGGGCTCATCTGCCTGCCTCCAATCTCCGAGGAGCTACAACTTGTGTGGACCCAAGCAGCCCAGACCAGTGAGCTGGATGGCAATGAACACTTGCTACAAACCTTCAGCTACTTTCCCTATCCCAGTCTAGCAGACATTGCCCTTCTCTGCTTACGCTATGGGCTGCAGATGGAGAAAGTCAAGACTTGGTTCATGGCCCAGCGCCTCCGCTGTGGCATTAGCTGGTCATCTGAAGAAATAGAAGAGACTCGAGCCCGAGTGGTCTACCATCGGGACCAGCTCCATTTCAAATCCCTTCTCTCTTTTACTCATCATGCAGGGCGGCCCCCAGAGGAGGTGCCTCCTCCATTGCCACCTCCAGAACAAATGGGTCTTGGAATAGTACCCCTGACTCTTAGTGAGCCCACCCAAATGAAAGGCTTGAAGGTAGAACCTGAGGAGTCCTCAGAGCTGCTGAGTCACCAGAAAGCAAAGGAACCCCTGATGGCACCTGGCAGTGGGGCATTCCCCCACCAATCAGATTTTTGGCAGGATCTTCAAAGTGGTGGCTTCTCTAAGGAGCAGGCAGGCAGGGGTCCCCACCAGTCACATGGCCTAGGTTCTGCTTCCTGGAACCACTCCACAGCTGTCCATCCGCCACATGCTCGGGATAAGCCCCCACCAATCTCACTACTTGCTAGTAGTTGTAAGCAGGAGTCAACATCTAATATgactccttcttctccctctacctcctcttCCACTTTCCCAGTACTGGCTAATGGAGCTACTGCCACCTCTAAACCCCTCCAGTCACTAGGCTGTATCTCACAGCCACTGTCACCCAGTGAACAGGCACTGCCCCCACATCTGGAGCCAGCTTGGCCCCAGGGGCTAAGACATAATTCAGTACCAGGTAGGGTTGGCCCTGCAGAGTACCTTTCTCCAGATATGCAACGCCAGCGAAAGACCAAGCGCAAAACCAAAGAGCAGCTGGCTatcctcaaatctttttttttacagTGCCAATGGGCACGGCGTGAGGATTACCATAAATTAGAACAGATCACTGGTTTACCTCGACCTGAGATCATTCAGTGGTTTGGTGACACACGCTATGCCTTGAAGCATGGGCAACTAAAATGGTTTCGGGACAATGCAGTACCTGGTGCCTCTAGTTTCCAGGACCCAGCAATTCCCACACCCCCACCTTCAACCCGCTCCTTGAATGAATGGGCTGAGACACCACCTCTgccaaaccccccacccccaccggatATACGACCTTTGGAGAGGTACTGGGCAGCCCATCAACAGCTACGGGAAAGTGATATCCCTCAACTGAGTCAGGCATCAAGGCTTAGCACCCAGCAGGTACTGGATTGGTTTGACTCTCGATTACCTGAGCCAGCTGAGGTGGTGGTTTGTCtagatgaagaggaagaagaggaggaggaagaactgCCAGAAGATGACgaggatgaagaggaggaggaggaggaagaagaggatgatgatgatgacgatgtgATCATACAGGACTGA